The proteins below come from a single Malus domestica chromosome 03, GDT2T_hap1 genomic window:
- the LOC103411990 gene encoding ABC transporter G family member 10-like yields the protein MELPVKMPVSGSHITPYRIETRNLCYKLSTRFDEMKHLCCSDSSRTVPKFILKDVSCEARPAEITAIVGPSGAGKTTLLDILAGNISPAKVGGQVLVNDQPMDTKSFRRMSGYVTQDDALFPLLTVEETLVYSALLRLPGGIKEAADKVRKLMKELGLEHVAGSRIGWGSNNGISGGERRRVSIGVDLVHDPAVVLIDEPTSGLDSASAFHVVSLLKTMVFNQGKTIVLTIHQPGFRILEMFDRVVLLSNGAVMHNGSLHLLKQRLNFAGHRIPNHVNLLEFAIDVIVSLEGTQTSEALHNQCFRPLEQRFVCSNNLQKKLLVYPNSRPREVVILGQRFCSNIFRTKQLFVTRVIQALVAGFVLGSIFFNVGREKGNISLQTQTGFFAFSLTFLLSSTTEGLPIFLQERRILMSETSRGAYRVSSYVIANTLIFLPFLLMVCFLFTAPVYWLVGLRRDIDGFLYFSFVVWMVLLMSNSVVACFSALVPNFIMGSSLISGLMGAFFLFSGYFISKDRLPRYWIFMHYLSLFKYPFECFMINEYGGEQGRRCIQQIDKEGCNLFGDGFLRQQGLKEAQKWSNLGVMLGFVIGYRVLCFLILWCRCCRNRN from the coding sequence ATGGAGTTGCCCGTGAAAATGCCGGTTTCCGGCAGCCATATAACACCATACAGAATTGAAACCAGAAACTTGTGCTACAAACTATCGACCCGATTTGATGAAATGAAGCACCTGTGTTGCAGTGACAGTTCGAGGACTGTTCCGAAGTTCATCTTGAAGGATGTGAGTTGTGAAGCAAGGCCTGCAGAGATCACTGCAATTGTTGGCCCTAGTGGGGCTGGAAAAACCACACTGCTAGATATTCTTGCTGGGAACATATCCCCAGCGAAAGTGGGTGGTCAGGTGCTGGTGAATGATCAGCCTATGGACACGAAAAGTTTCCGCAGAATGTCGGGCTATGTCACACAGGATGATGCCCTATTTCCGTTACTTACAGTTGAAGAAACGCTCGTGTACAGTGCTCTGTTGAGGCTTCCTGGTGGGATAAAAGAGGCTGCAGATAAAGTGAGGAAGCTGATGAAGGAGCTCGGTCTGGAACATGTCGCGGGTTCAAGAATCGGTTGGGGATCAAACAATGGGATTTCAGGTGGTGAAAGGCGCAGGGTTTCGATTGGAGTTGATTTAGTTCATGATCCAGCTGTGGTTTTGATTGATGAACCAACTTCAGGGTTGGATTCTGCCTCAGCTTTCCATGTAGTCTCATTGCTCAAAACAATGGTGTTCAATCAGGGTAAAACTATCGTTCTGACCATTCACCAACCAGGTTTTCGAATCCTAGAGATGTTCGATCGCGTTGTTTTGCTTTCGAATGGAGCTGTCATGCACAATGGATCACTACATCTTCTCAAACAAAGGCTCAATTTTGCTGGCCATCGTATCCCCAACCATGTCAACTTGCTCGAATTCGCCATTGATGTTATCGTGAGCTTGGAGGGTACACAAACTTCAGAAGCCTTGCACAACCAATGTTTCAGGCCTCTAGAACAAAGGTTTGTGTGCTCCAATAACTTGCAAAAGAAGCTTCTGGTCTACCCAAATTCTCGTCCCCGGGAAGTTGTTATACTAGGGCAAAGGTTTTGTAGCAACATATTTAGAACCAAGCAATTGTTTGTCACAAGAGTCATACAAGCCTTGGTAGCTGGATTCGTACTCGGAAGCATTTTCTTTAACGTTGGAAGGGAAAAAGGGAACATTTCCCTGCAAACACAAACTGGATTTTTCGCCTTCAGCCTCACTTTCTTGCTGTCTTCCACCACAGAAGGCCTACCAATTTTCTTACAAGAGCGAAGAATACTAATGAGTGAGACTTCCAGGGGAGCCTATAGGGTTTCCTCCTATGTCATAGCAAACACCCTCATTTTTCTCCCCTTCCTTTTGATGGTCTGTTTTTTGTTCACAGCACCGGTTTACTGGCTGGTCGGATTGAGGAGGGACATTGATGGATTCCTCTACTTCTCTTTCGTGGTCTGGATGGTTCTTCTGATGTCCAATTCTGTTGTGGCCTGCTTCAGTGCTCTCGTGCCGAACTTCATCATGGGGAGTTCCTTGATTTCCGGGCTCATGGgagctttctttctcttttcggGCTACTTCATTTCGAAGGACAGACTTCCACGCTACTGGATATTCATGCACTACCTGAGTCTTTTCAAGTACCCGTTCGAGTGCTTTATGATAAATGAGTATGGAGGGGAGCAGGGAAGGAGATGCATTCAACAGATTGACAAAGAAGGGTGCAATCTTTTCGGGGACGGATTCTTGAGACAGCAGGGTTTGAAAGAAGCACAGAAATGGAGCAATTTAGGTGTGATGCTGGGTTTCGTAATTGGTTATAGAGTGCTTTGCTTTCTCATTCTGTGGTGCAGATGCTGCAGAAATAGAAACTAG